The window ggtattttcaatttaatatttttctattaagaaaaatattgagatctTGGAAGTTTGAACTCCGAATCTTGATGCTACACTAAAGATACCTTTCCCACATTACCAATCAACTAATTGGCTCACATGTTTCTCCAAAAATAACTCCAAATTTGACTTCAAAGCTCCAAACGTCTTCTAAGCCCCAAACGTCTTCACATAGAAAGAAGCTGGTTACAAAACTGGGTCTATAAAACCCCATTGCgctgttttgaatttgttgtgcaaataaaaaaacactcacTTACAAGGCTGTAGACGCATATACTCTTATACGTACCATGGCCGCAAAAAAATGCACTACTCGTATTTTTCTGCCATTTCTCCTTATTTTAGCTGCATGGGCAACAAAAATAGCTTGTCGTCCTCTTGATGAGCAGGAATATATGTTGAAGAGGCACGAAGAATGGATGGCTCAACATGGACGTGTCTATGGAGACatgaaagagaaggagaaacgATACTTGATTTTTAAGGAAAATGTTGAACGGATAGAAGCATTTAACAACGGTTCTGACCGCGGATACAAGCTTGGTGTGAACAAATTCGCAGACTTGACCAATGAAGAATTTCGTGCCATGTATCATGGGTACAAGAGACAATCATCCAAATTGATGTCTTCATCATTTAGATATGAAAATCTAAGTGACATACCAACTTCAATGGATTGGAGAAATGATGGTGCAGTCACCCCAGTTAAAGACCAAGGCACTTGTGGTAAGTATacttaataatttatcataataaaCGGAATGTTGCCTTTTGGGtatatcaattttgttttttgctttttgctttttctCGAGAGTCCTTgaggtttatttgtttttcattttggtacCCCAAATATTCTGGTTGTGCacctaaactaaaaaatattttgtaagaatttaaactaataaaaaattccaaactTAAAGTTCTTATGTACGTTAATTAAATTGATGGATTTTTTACAGAATCTTTtgattgaacaataaaaaaaattaaaagctacTTGAGTGACAAATCCCATGTTACTCCCTTTGTCCTCACAAAATTGAGTATATTCATTTCGTCACAAAATAATTATGgtcaaaatattaattcttgtattttcttccaaaatttgtaatttgatataattatggTCAAAAATATTCCTTTTAAGTTATTAAGACCTGAGAAAAACTAGAGTCCGATTTGATATAATTCACAAATAACGACCTTCATAAACTTGTTTGTATATAAAGTGGGGATATATAATTACTCCTAGTATTCTTTAATTGCCATAAGTAAATACGGGAAGTTTCACACATCAGTTCTGATCCCTGCTTCGATGATTCTGCTCgttgatttataattatgttGAATGGTAGGGTGTTGCTGGGCATTTTCCACAGTGGCAGCAATAGAAGGAATTATAAAGCTTCAGACAGGTAACTTAATATCATTATCAGAGCAACAGCTTGTGGACTGTACTGCTGGAAATAACGGCTGTCAAGGTGGTGTCATGGACACTGCTTTCCGATATATTATACGAAACGGAGGGCTAACAAGTGAAGATAATTACCCCTACCAAGGAGTAGATGGCACTTGCAATAGCGAGGAGGCAGCATCTACTGAAGCACAAATAACTGGGTATGAAGACGTGCCAAAGAATAATGAAAACGCTCTCCTGCAGGCTGTGGCCAAACAGCCAGTATCTGTCGCTGTTGACGGTGGTGGGAACGATTTCCGGTTTTATAAAAGTGGTGTCTTCGAAGGGGATTGTGGGACAGACCTAAACCACGCGGTTACTGCAATTGGATATGGTACTGACAGTGATGGGACTGATTATTGGTTGGTAAAGAATTCGTGGGGAACCAGTTGGGGTGACAGTGGGTATATGAAGATGCGAAGAGGCATTGGTTCAAGCGAAGGCCTATGTGGCGTTGCCATGGATGCTTCTTATCCAACTGCATGAGTAAACGTTAAGGGTCGTGTGATTAATATTAAACTAAATAGTCAAAAATATATACTACGTGATTATAGTTACGGTTTGGAAAGTTTGTAAACACAATTGTGTGTGTTTGTCATTGTGGTAGCTTTTAcgattatgatttgaaaaaaataggtttaagaAAATCACTTTTAATTGTTGTTGGTTGTGTTCAAATAcgtattttgttaaaaatacggttgaaattattattaaataaaaaataattaaaatgtgtttggttaaaaccaGTGTTTTAagacccggcccggcccggcgggttGACCCGGGACCCGGGCGACCCGGGTCTGTGGCCGGGCCGGGTCCAAGCAAAAAACAGGCTGGTAATTGGCCCGGCcagacccggtcgacccggagGGTCGACCCGGGAACCGGCCGGCCCGGCCAAACCCGGCTGAGACCcgggtatattttttttatatatcctcATGCccgaaacgacgtcgttttggccTTTACAATTAAAAAGCCAAAACGACAACAGCAGAGGGACGAAAGCATTGCAATTTACAGAGCACCGAACTGCAGAAGTGAGAAGAAGacctaattaatttcaagaaattttcAAACCCATTTCACTCTCAGTCGCGAAGAAGAGCAGATGAGCAGAAGACTCTTAAATCCTTGATCGCCGTTTCAATTCTGAGCATAAGGTTAGATGAGCTTTTActggtttctttcttctttcgcCTTTCGCTATCCTCTATTTCATCTTCTTCCCTCTCGGTTGAACTTGCAGGAGAGTATAACAGTGGCATCGGTTCTTCCCTCTGTTGACCCATCAATTCTTCCCATCGATTGACCCAACGATTCTTCCCACAGGTATGTATCTCGTTTTctctgttcttttatttttctgcgATTTCAAAGCCTCGGTCGGAGACCTTTACAATCACCTCCTTTATCTTTATAGTTAGTGGTTCTATCTTAGTTTCTTTCCATTTTcgttttagattattattttgtgttttcgaCAGTACTGGATTGTGAAAACTGAAATGTGAATATTtcgttctttaatttttgtagcTGTGAATATTCTGCAAGTAGCTGTgaatattgttgttattttttggcCGTCCCTGTTCGTTTACTTCTGCTTAAGTTGATATTGGTTGACTGTTCGTTTGCTTCAGCTTCtacttctgcttctgcttctgcttccgtgatgttgatatattgattttatgaaTGGTGTTGGCCATTTCAGTTTTCTGTGATGTTGATATAATGGTTGGCCGTTTAACTGAATTTGTGAGAATTAGTTATTAGTTATTGTTGAATTGAACTTGTTGAGTTCTAAGATAAGACAGGATGAAGTATTGTGTGCAGTAGCATGAAATCAGAATTTTGTTATAGAAATGAATTGAAACTTTAATTATGGTAGTAATTAGTAATCTCGTTGAAAGAATTTTCCAATGATATCTTATAAATTATGCCAGGTCCTTAAAATGTCTTCACATGATGGTAGTACTCCAAGTAGTGATCCTTCAACGGCCCAATCATCTCAACCTTCAATTTCCATGTCAAGTGGTAGTAGAGGAAGAACAGATTTGGCATGGGGTCATTGTAGAGAAGCTCCTGAACTTAGTGTTAgatgtaaaaaaactaaattagtaCGTTTATATTGTGCTAAAGTATTTGCGGGTGGTGGCATTAATCGATTTAAGCAACACTTAGCTGGAGCTAAAGGAGAAGTTGAGCAATGTCGCAAATGTCCTCCTGATGTTCGACATCAAATGCTTTTGAACCTTAAAGGAaatgttgaaacaaaaaaaagagttagagaaatgcaagcagatttcaatccatttaatgcacaacaaagagagCATGAAGAGATGATGATTAGGCAATTagaagatgatggtgatgatggtgatgaggaggaggaggatgaggaTGTCAATACTAAAAAACATATGTTACCACCGAAggttgcaaaaaagaaaaagattcaaaGCACCAGCACTGTAAAACAATCAACTACAAGTTATGGAAAGCAGAAGAAATCTGCAACATTAGGGACATATTTCATGCCGAGAACAACTCCTGGTGCTCAAAAGTCTCTTCAGAATTGTTGGCAAAGGAAAGAAGCAGTTGAACGGTGTGATCTTGCTTTAGCGAAGTGGATGTTTGATGCATGTGTGCCATTTAATGCTGTTAACTCTGTGTATTATCAGCATGCCATAGATGCTGTAACAACCATGGGTCCTGGTTATAAAGGACCAAATTTGCATGCTATCCGTGGTTATTACTTGGCAAAAGCGGTTGATGAAGTGAAGATTTATGTTGAGAGTTATCGAGAGATTTGGAAGAAGACtggttgcacattaatggctgATGGATGGACTGATCAGAAGAGGAGGACTTTAATTAACTTCTTAGTATATTGTCCTAAAGGAACAGTTTTTTTGAAAACCGTGGATGTATCAGATGTCTCAAAGACTGCTAGATTGTTGTATCAGTTGTTTAGAGAGGTTGTTTTATATGTTGGGGTAGAAAACATTGTGCATATGGTGACTGATAATGCTGCAAATTATGTTGCTGCTGGCAGGTTATTGATGGAAGAATTTCCTTCAATATTGTGGTCTCCTTGTGCTGCTCATTGCATCAACCTCATACTCCAGGACATTGGTAAATTGCAGTCAGTGTGTTGTGTTGTTGAGCATGCTTCTGGTATCACAAAGTACATTTATAATCATTGTTATCCATTGTATTTGATGAGGAAGTTCACTAGAGGAAAAGAAATACTTCGTCCAGCTCCTACTCGTTTTGCCACCAATTTCATTGCATTGCAAAGCATT of the Populus nigra chromosome 7, ddPopNigr1.1, whole genome shotgun sequence genome contains:
- the LOC133699162 gene encoding senescence-specific cysteine protease SAG12-like; this encodes MAAKKCTTRIFLPFLLILAAWATKIACRPLDEQEYMLKRHEEWMAQHGRVYGDMKEKEKRYLIFKENVERIEAFNNGSDRGYKLGVNKFADLTNEEFRAMYHGYKRQSSKLMSSSFRYENLSDIPTSMDWRNDGAVTPVKDQGTCGCCWAFSTVAAIEGIIKLQTGNLISLSEQQLVDCTAGNNGCQGGVMDTAFRYIIRNGGLTSEDNYPYQGVDGTCNSEEAASTEAQITGYEDVPKNNENALLQAVAKQPVSVAVDGGGNDFRFYKSGVFEGDCGTDLNHAVTAIGYGTDSDGTDYWLVKNSWGTSWGDSGYMKMRRGIGSSEGLCGVAMDASYPTA
- the LOC133700139 gene encoding uncharacterized protein LOC133700139, coding for MMIRQLEDDGDDGDEEEEDEDVNTKKHMLPPKVAKKKKIQSTSTVKQSTTSYGKQKKSATLGTYFMPRTTPGAQKSLQNCWQRKEAVERCDLALAKWMFDACVPFNAVNSVYYQHAIDAVTTMGPGYKGPNLHAIRGYYLAKAVDEVKIYVESYREIWKKTGCTLMADGWTDQKRRTLINFLVYCPKGTVFLKTVDVSDVSKTARLLYQLFREVVLYVGVENIVHMVTDNAANYVAAGRLLMEEFPSILWSPCAAHCINLILQDIGKLQSVCCVVEHASGITKYIYNHCYPLYLMRKFTRGKEILRPAPTRFATNFIALQSILAHKEELRAMVTSREWVSSAYAKDIKGKNFVDSVLDSLFWEECFEFYDWSMGYLYDAIHHAKEEMMRRFQKRKPRVKPFIDIINNRWDGQFYRNLFAAAFWLNPRFQYDANIMDKHMRTISGLLDVLEKYAHGNLPLQSKITSEMKFFRNVEHDFGRASAINNRTLMPPDEWWMTYGTSAPNLQQLAIRVLSQTCSSSGCERNWIEDDPSILTTEEVESFHQALSTMTIQDTLDDDVINVNGIEDDCDDEVSKEHADDLLGVDKIGSFPSTFDPNFAAIDTEELNVFIQQK